One genomic window of Streptomyces sp. NBC_01498 includes the following:
- a CDS encoding MOSC domain-containing protein, which produces MSPVPAPAPGIPPARVARIARYPVKGMTGQPLDRVTLTPGAGLPLDRILALRNGSVPAATAAEWVPSEAFLRLVKNAALARHRVTLDEDAGELRLGSPEGEVVVVRLDAGLPRPADVARASRTLRDWFPAGPLGPVTVESTGVPLWDWPRAAVSLVNLDTLDAMAEAAGVPLDPRRFRANLYLAGLGAWRELDLVGRRLRIGGAELEIVQATERCRATTVDPDTAARDLNVPVLLASRFGHLYCGVYARVAAGGPVAVGDPLTDTGIRVDPADLSASGPDRPRYATLTGRKPRSPTVATLRLRDPADLTPAPGQHLRVHTADTDGPLWRCYTITGAAPGELSVSVKRLDGGRVSSRLHELPPGERLLISGPYGDPLVSPDPDRPLLLAVAGIGVTPVPPLLRFVAATAPGRTVTVVNVARTVREAPLWEEITALADRLPRTEALLRLTAPEGPLPPGARRGRPTAEEWGRWAADPLTEAYLCGPDAFVRAVRTALRGAGLPEESITDEPFFSPVAAPLTDQPPPLPGPFTVRFATSGVDARWTPEDGTLLDLAEAAGIRLPAACRAGACGTCRQPVKGPTAHLLTPAAPVGPGQALLCCAVPTADLTLDA; this is translated from the coding sequence GTGAGTCCGGTCCCCGCCCCGGCTCCGGGCATCCCGCCCGCCCGGGTCGCCCGGATCGCGCGCTACCCGGTCAAGGGCATGACCGGCCAGCCGCTCGACCGGGTGACGCTCACTCCCGGCGCCGGACTGCCCCTGGACCGCATCCTGGCCCTGCGCAACGGCTCCGTCCCCGCCGCGACGGCCGCCGAATGGGTCCCGAGCGAGGCGTTCCTGCGGCTCGTCAAGAACGCCGCGCTCGCCCGCCACCGGGTCACTCTCGACGAGGACGCCGGCGAACTGCGCCTCGGCTCACCGGAGGGCGAGGTGGTCGTCGTACGGCTGGACGCGGGCCTGCCCCGCCCCGCCGACGTGGCTCGGGCGAGCCGGACCCTGCGCGACTGGTTCCCGGCCGGTCCCCTCGGTCCGGTGACGGTCGAGTCGACCGGGGTGCCGCTCTGGGACTGGCCCCGGGCCGCCGTCTCGCTCGTCAACCTGGACACACTCGACGCGATGGCCGAGGCGGCCGGCGTACCGCTCGACCCCCGCCGCTTCCGGGCCAACCTGTACCTCGCCGGGCTCGGCGCCTGGCGGGAACTGGACCTGGTAGGGCGGCGGTTGCGGATCGGCGGGGCGGAACTGGAGATCGTCCAGGCCACCGAACGGTGCCGGGCGACCACGGTCGACCCGGACACCGCCGCCCGTGACCTCAACGTGCCGGTGCTGCTCGCCTCCCGCTTCGGCCATCTGTACTGCGGGGTGTACGCGCGCGTCGCCGCGGGCGGCCCGGTCGCCGTCGGCGACCCGCTCACCGACACCGGCATCCGGGTCGACCCCGCCGACCTGTCCGCGTCCGGACCGGACCGGCCGCGCTACGCCACCCTGACCGGGCGTAAGCCGCGCAGCCCGACCGTCGCCACGCTGCGGCTGCGCGACCCGGCGGACCTGACCCCCGCGCCCGGCCAGCACCTCCGGGTGCACACGGCGGACACGGACGGGCCGCTGTGGCGCTGCTACACGATCACCGGCGCGGCACCGGGCGAACTCAGCGTCAGTGTGAAACGCCTGGACGGCGGCCGGGTCTCCTCGCGGCTGCACGAACTGCCGCCCGGCGAAAGGCTGTTGATCTCCGGCCCGTACGGTGACCCGCTGGTCTCGCCGGACCCGGACCGCCCGCTGCTGCTGGCGGTCGCCGGGATCGGGGTCACCCCCGTACCGCCGCTGCTGCGTTTCGTCGCGGCGACGGCGCCGGGGCGGACCGTCACCGTGGTCAACGTGGCCCGGACGGTACGCGAAGCACCGCTGTGGGAGGAGATCACCGCGCTGGCCGACCGGCTCCCCCGTACCGAGGCGCTCCTCCGTCTCACCGCGCCCGAGGGGCCGTTGCCACCCGGCGCCCGCCGGGGACGCCCCACCGCCGAGGAGTGGGGACGGTGGGCGGCGGACCCGCTGACCGAGGCGTACCTCTGCGGCCCGGACGCCTTCGTACGAGCGGTCCGCACCGCCCTGCGCGGCGCGGGACTGCCCGAGGAGTCGATCACGGACGAACCGTTCTTCTCCCCGGTGGCGGCCCCGCTGACGGACCAACCGCCGCCCCTGCCGGGGCCGTTCACCGTACGGTTCGCCACCAGCGGTGTCGACGCGCGCTGGACGCCCGAGGACGGCACGCTGCTCGACCTCGCCGAGGCCGCCGGGATCAGGCTGCCCGCAGCCTGCCGGGCCGGCGCGTGCGGCACCTGCCGCCAGCCGGTGAAGGGCCCGACGGCGCATCTCCTCACCCCGGCGGCGCCCGTCGGGCCGGGGCAGGCGCTCCTGTGCTGCGCGGTGCCGACGGCGGACCTCACCCTGGACGCCTGA
- a CDS encoding ABC transporter ATP-binding protein — protein MTPLIHVEDIVAEYHTARRTVRALDGAHLSVERGEHVGIVGESGSGKTTLGLLLGRLLPAATRHPRGRVLIDGESVLDLPADGVARLRRERLGFIPQDPVGALDPTLRIGRQLALALRGTGAATDKAGLLDRLGQVRIHEPERVLRLYPHEMSGGMAQRVTIAMAMARDPDLLIADEPTAALDAQVRQDVLRLLFSLAEANGTTVLWLSHDLGGVARWCGRIAVMYGGRVVEDGPAADVLAAPRHPYTAALAAADPARAAAGTRLRAIGGVPPALLGSTPGCAFAPRCGAATDLCHTERPAPVAEPGRVVLCHHPVPRPPAPPPTETRPTETRHLETPR, from the coding sequence ATGACCCCGCTGATCCACGTCGAGGACATCGTGGCCGAATACCACACCGCCCGGCGCACCGTACGGGCCCTGGACGGCGCCCACCTCTCCGTCGAACGCGGCGAACACGTCGGCATCGTGGGCGAGAGCGGCTCCGGCAAGACCACGCTCGGACTGCTCCTGGGCCGGCTGCTGCCCGCCGCCACCCGCCACCCGCGCGGCCGGGTCCTGATCGACGGGGAGTCCGTGCTGGACCTCCCCGCCGATGGGGTGGCCCGACTGCGCCGGGAACGGCTCGGCTTCATCCCGCAGGATCCGGTCGGCGCCCTCGACCCGACCCTGCGGATCGGACGCCAACTCGCCCTGGCACTGCGCGGCACCGGCGCCGCCACCGACAAGGCCGGACTCCTGGACCGGCTCGGCCAGGTCCGGATCCACGAACCCGAACGGGTCCTGCGGCTGTACCCGCACGAGATGTCCGGCGGCATGGCGCAGCGCGTCACCATCGCCATGGCGATGGCCCGCGACCCGGACCTCCTCATCGCCGACGAACCCACCGCGGCGCTGGACGCGCAGGTACGCCAGGACGTCCTGCGGCTGCTGTTCTCCCTGGCCGAGGCCAACGGCACCACCGTCCTGTGGCTCAGCCACGACCTGGGCGGCGTCGCCCGGTGGTGCGGGCGGATCGCCGTCATGTACGGCGGGCGCGTGGTGGAGGACGGCCCGGCGGCCGACGTGCTGGCCGCGCCCCGCCACCCGTACACCGCCGCGCTGGCCGCCGCCGACCCGGCCCGCGCGGCGGCGGGCACCCGGCTCCGCGCCATCGGGGGCGTCCCGCCCGCGCTGCTCGGCTCCACGCCCGGCTGCGCGTTCGCCCCGCGCTGCGGCGCGGCCACGGACCTCTGCCACACCGAACGGCCGGCTCCCGTGGCGGAACCGGGGCGCGTGGTGCTCTGCCACCACCCGGTGCCCCGGCCGCCCGCGCCTCCGCCGACGGAGACCCGACCGACGGAGACCCGGCACCTGGAGACCCCCCGATGA
- a CDS encoding ABC transporter ATP-binding protein, with protein MNEERLYGARPAPRDEPAPRDEPAAGPPTPPAPRDEPAPHGLPRSDPSPRPPRDPVLELDDVSVVFASGAGRRRSSLTAVNRVTFTIGAGETLGLVGESGSGKSTTGSVALGLRRPTSGAVRFLGSPHGGRRSRAGRIQAVLQNPHWSLNPRMSVLDCVAEPLTATGGGRLRAHHAEAARLLDQVGLPPSYGDRLPHELSGGQRQRVAIARSLITRPRFIVFDEAVSALDVSVQAQTLNLIHDLQAQHGFGALFISHDLAAVRYLAHRIAVMREGSIVELADTARFWATPEHPYSRQLLETL; from the coding sequence ATGAACGAGGAACGGCTGTACGGCGCGCGGCCCGCGCCCCGTGACGAGCCCGCGCCCCGCGACGAGCCCGCCGCTGGGCCGCCCACCCCGCCCGCGCCCCGCGACGAGCCCGCGCCCCATGGCCTACCCCGCTCGGACCCGTCACCCCGTCCGCCCCGCGACCCCGTCCTCGAACTCGACGACGTGTCCGTCGTCTTCGCCTCCGGCGCCGGCCGGCGCCGCTCCTCCCTCACCGCCGTGAACCGGGTCACCTTCACCATCGGCGCCGGGGAGACCCTCGGCCTGGTGGGGGAGTCCGGCTCCGGCAAGTCCACCACCGGCTCCGTCGCGCTCGGACTCCGGCGGCCCACCTCAGGCGCCGTACGGTTCCTCGGCTCGCCCCACGGCGGCCGGCGCTCCCGGGCCGGCCGTATCCAGGCGGTGCTCCAGAATCCGCACTGGTCGCTCAACCCCCGTATGTCCGTGCTCGACTGCGTCGCCGAACCCCTCACCGCGACCGGGGGCGGACGCCTGCGCGCCCACCACGCCGAGGCCGCCCGCCTCCTCGACCAGGTCGGCCTGCCCCCGAGCTACGGCGACCGGCTCCCGCACGAACTCTCCGGCGGCCAGCGCCAGCGCGTCGCCATCGCCCGCTCCCTGATCACCCGGCCCCGCTTCATCGTCTTCGACGAAGCGGTCAGCGCCCTCGACGTCTCCGTCCAGGCCCAGACCCTCAACCTCATCCACGACCTCCAGGCCCAGCACGGCTTCGGCGCCCTGTTCATCTCCCACGACCTCGCGGCCGTCCGCTACCTCGCCCACCGCATCGCCGTGATGCGCGAGGGCTCGATCGTCGAACTCGCCGACACCGCGCGCTTCTGGGCCACCCCCGAACACCCCTACTCACGACAACTCCTGGAGACACTGTGA
- a CDS encoding ABC transporter substrate-binding protein — protein MRRSAIIACSAVLSAALVSCSSPASQGEQDPAGKQEKPGFLTVADEGLTGRGALTVQLDYDSVEADGLNPQTASSARSWMLGSLVYEPLVTIGPGFEIKPLLAASWRQPTPTTYVFTLREGAAFSNGRAVTADDAAGSLRRLLDSKGPYVGQLGPVKTVSASAPGEVTVELAKPYTPFLAALANTPAAVLPMKEIEDGSLDLTKEMLGSGPYTVKEHRQDRGWTFVKNPEYRDADRVHVEELKVDIVPQEAARLAAVRNGTSGFAFFNNVDSIDQLSGTRNAKVVNQNNSDFYYLIQNSRNPKSPLADQKIRFALNSALDRQQMADVALGGQARPTGVTPVVLPGACDPADLPAARAAGEAKAALKAAGAENLTLRLAVYTSEPALGQIAQVIQQQYAAVGVTVTIEKLDDSTYGERIFAPKADFDMAIGWFAGYVDAAMVSRWWNPVVAGFSAGFIGDDKELDKLIDSASAQPAGDAREKTLRQVCERVDTNAEMLPLVTRPGAVGLRTDRVSPTLHANEGFGNILRNITDFTLPAAK, from the coding sequence GTGCGAAGAAGTGCGATCATCGCGTGTTCTGCCGTTCTGTCAGCCGCCCTGGTCTCCTGCTCGTCCCCCGCATCCCAGGGCGAGCAGGACCCGGCCGGCAAGCAGGAGAAGCCCGGCTTTCTCACCGTCGCCGACGAGGGCCTCACCGGGCGCGGCGCACTCACCGTCCAGCTCGACTACGACTCCGTCGAGGCCGACGGACTGAATCCGCAGACGGCCTCCAGCGCCCGCTCCTGGATGCTCGGCTCGCTCGTCTACGAACCGCTCGTCACCATAGGACCGGGCTTCGAGATCAAGCCCCTGCTGGCCGCGTCGTGGCGGCAGCCCACCCCCACCACGTACGTCTTCACCCTCCGCGAGGGCGCCGCATTCTCCAACGGGCGCGCCGTCACCGCCGACGACGCCGCGGGCAGCCTGCGCCGGCTGCTGGACTCCAAGGGCCCGTACGTGGGACAGCTCGGCCCGGTGAAGACGGTGAGCGCCTCCGCGCCCGGCGAGGTCACCGTCGAACTCGCCAAGCCCTACACGCCGTTCCTCGCGGCGCTCGCCAACACCCCCGCCGCCGTCCTGCCCATGAAGGAGATCGAGGACGGCTCGCTGGACCTCACGAAGGAGATGCTCGGCTCCGGCCCGTACACCGTGAAGGAACACCGGCAGGACCGGGGCTGGACCTTTGTGAAGAACCCGGAATACCGGGACGCCGACCGGGTCCACGTCGAGGAACTCAAGGTCGACATCGTGCCCCAGGAGGCGGCGCGACTCGCCGCCGTACGCAATGGCACATCCGGATTCGCCTTCTTCAACAATGTCGATTCCATCGACCAGTTGAGCGGCACCCGTAACGCGAAGGTCGTCAACCAGAACAACAGCGACTTCTACTACCTCATCCAGAACTCGCGGAATCCGAAATCCCCGCTGGCGGATCAGAAGATCCGTTTCGCGCTGAACAGCGCCCTGGACCGGCAGCAGATGGCCGACGTCGCCCTCGGCGGACAGGCCAGACCGACCGGGGTCACCCCCGTCGTGCTGCCCGGCGCCTGCGACCCCGCCGACCTGCCCGCCGCCCGCGCCGCCGGCGAGGCGAAGGCCGCGCTCAAGGCCGCCGGCGCCGAGAACCTGACACTCCGTCTCGCCGTCTACACCTCCGAACCGGCCCTCGGCCAGATCGCCCAGGTGATCCAGCAGCAGTACGCGGCCGTCGGTGTCACCGTCACCATCGAGAAACTGGACGACTCCACCTACGGCGAACGGATCTTCGCCCCGAAGGCCGACTTCGACATGGCCATCGGCTGGTTCGCCGGCTACGTGGACGCCGCCATGGTCTCCCGCTGGTGGAACCCCGTCGTCGCCGGCTTCTCGGCCGGCTTCATCGGCGACGACAAGGAACTCGACAAGCTGATCGACTCCGCGTCCGCCCAGCCCGCCGGCGACGCGCGCGAGAAGACTCTGCGCCAGGTGTGCGAACGCGTCGACACCAACGCCGAGATGCTGCCCCTCGTCACCCGGCCCGGAGCCGTCGGCCTGCGCACCGACCGGGTCAGCCCGACCCTCCACGCCAACGAGGGCTTCGGCAACATCCTGCGCAACATCACCGACTTCACCCTCCCGGCGGCGAAGTAG
- a CDS encoding C45 family peptidase yields the protein MTLPLSRSDETDPARRGRALGSAHAARIRDNIAAYRRLFDAVRVRPQDLRPYGERALAEIERWAPHLAAELVATAAGAGVRDWEVAMVNARTEILATVGATAEGECSTAVYVGGPGAPHTIQTWDWHDEMAAARTLSAYRVPAPRAGGAGRTVRAFTEAGVLGKIGVNDAGLGVHFNILSHQDDGESIGVPVHAVARRVLDEAATVAEAVDLARSARVSASTVLTVVTYDGRHGEAASIELSPRGTAVVRPDADGVLLHTNHFLDPELALGEEAAAAASTHPRYKRLSDRRELIVSADPARWLELMRVHEEDGAPLCCHPKPGLEFQHQWRTLLTLMIDLGGRRLRYHAGEPCTATDDSWNDL from the coding sequence ATGACCCTCCCCCTCTCCCGCAGCGACGAGACCGACCCGGCCCGGCGCGGTCGCGCCCTCGGCAGCGCGCACGCCGCACGGATACGGGACAACATCGCCGCCTACCGACGACTCTTCGACGCCGTCCGGGTCCGCCCGCAGGACCTGCGCCCGTACGGGGAGAGGGCGCTGGCCGAGATCGAGCGGTGGGCCCCGCACCTGGCCGCCGAACTGGTGGCCACCGCCGCCGGAGCGGGTGTGCGGGACTGGGAGGTCGCCATGGTCAACGCCCGTACCGAGATCCTGGCCACCGTCGGAGCCACCGCCGAGGGGGAGTGCTCCACCGCCGTGTACGTCGGCGGCCCCGGCGCCCCGCACACCATCCAGACCTGGGACTGGCACGACGAGATGGCCGCTGCCAGGACCCTGAGCGCCTATCGGGTCCCGGCCCCCCGCGCCGGGGGCGCCGGCCGTACCGTCCGGGCCTTCACCGAGGCGGGCGTGCTGGGCAAGATCGGCGTCAACGACGCGGGTCTCGGCGTCCACTTCAACATCCTCAGCCACCAGGACGACGGCGAGTCGATCGGCGTCCCGGTGCACGCCGTCGCGCGCCGGGTCCTGGACGAGGCCGCCACCGTCGCCGAGGCCGTCGACCTCGCCCGCTCCGCGCGGGTCTCCGCGTCGACCGTGCTCACCGTCGTCACCTACGACGGACGGCACGGCGAGGCGGCGAGCATCGAACTCAGCCCCCGGGGAACGGCGGTGGTACGGCCCGACGCCGACGGTGTACTCCTGCACACCAACCACTTCCTCGACCCCGAACTCGCCCTCGGCGAGGAAGCGGCCGCCGCCGCCAGCACCCACCCCCGGTACAAGCGGCTGAGCGACCGCCGCGAGCTGATCGTCTCCGCCGACCCGGCGCGCTGGCTGGAACTGATGCGGGTGCACGAGGAGGACGGCGCGCCGCTGTGCTGCCACCCCAAGCCCGGCCTGGAGTTCCAGCACCAGTGGCGGACCCTGCTGACGCTCATGATCGACCTCGGCGGGCGGCGGCTGCGCTACCACGCGGGCGAGCCCTGCACCGCAACCGACGACAGCTGGAACGATCTGTGA
- a CDS encoding ABC transporter permease: protein MTGDILRPPVPGAAPEPPRGSRSARLRAARTPGGHDILFRIAAWTLVVLVLATLLSHLTGLGGDPGATVGRRLSPPGDGGLLGTDNLGRSLLPRLLQGIGTTLLLSSAAVLLAALISTAAGIVAGYRGGRTAEAITRLGDVLYSFPTIVLAVLVSAVLNPGRPAALTSIVLVTVPLMTRMIATAARTVARRDFVTAARISGVPAVTIMRRHILPNVSGTIAVQGTYALSVGILVEGGLGFLGYGVQLPDASLGLLIQEGSLYMVNAPWLIVVPGVVLVAAIVSINLIGDSLRDRWEPREARALR, encoded by the coding sequence ATGACAGGCGACATCCTCCGCCCACCCGTGCCCGGGGCGGCACCCGAACCCCCGCGCGGGAGCCGGTCCGCCCGGCTGCGCGCCGCCCGCACCCCGGGCGGCCACGACATCCTGTTCCGGATCGCGGCCTGGACCCTCGTGGTCCTCGTCCTGGCCACCCTGCTCAGCCATCTCACCGGACTCGGCGGCGACCCCGGGGCGACGGTCGGCCGGCGGCTGTCCCCGCCCGGCGACGGCGGACTCCTCGGCACCGACAACCTCGGCCGCTCACTGCTGCCGAGACTCCTCCAGGGCATCGGCACCACCCTGCTGCTGTCCTCGGCGGCCGTGCTGCTCGCCGCACTGATCAGCACCGCGGCGGGCATCGTCGCGGGCTACCGGGGCGGCCGGACGGCCGAGGCGATCACCCGCCTCGGCGACGTCCTCTACTCCTTCCCGACCATCGTGCTGGCCGTCCTGGTCTCCGCCGTCCTGAACCCCGGCCGGCCCGCCGCCCTCACCAGCATCGTGCTCGTCACCGTGCCCCTGATGACCCGCATGATCGCCACTGCCGCCCGCACCGTCGCCCGCCGGGACTTCGTCACCGCCGCCCGGATCAGCGGCGTACCCGCCGTGACGATCATGCGCCGGCACATCCTGCCGAACGTCTCCGGGACCATCGCCGTCCAGGGCACGTACGCCCTGTCGGTCGGCATCCTGGTCGAGGGCGGGCTGGGCTTCCTCGGCTACGGCGTCCAGCTCCCCGACGCCTCCCTCGGACTGCTGATCCAGGAAGGCAGCCTCTACATGGTCAACGCGCCCTGGCTGATCGTCGTGCCGGGCGTCGTACTCGTGGCCGCCATCGTCTCGATCAACCTCATCGGCGACAGCCTGCGCGACCGGTGGGAACCCAGAGAAGCGAGAGCCCTGAGATGA
- a CDS encoding P1 family peptidase, protein MTRPARPTDDHHALVPVPTFGPSRSNDDHALRPVTDPGDRIVEFDFPGVEVGTAEYAEGPTGATVVHVPAGARMSIDARGGAIGLTYGGDNYAHAICLAGGSLYGLGAAPGVATELLRRKENNAGWEHLQCVAGAIIYDFAARDNAVFPDAALGRAALLAARPGRFPVGRRGAGASASVGKVEAARCEFAGQGAAFRQIGDVKILAATVVNAVGVIVDRDGTVVRGNYDAATGTRRLPQLDYADAFAAGTPTTVPGNTTISVLITNVRLGDRELDYFGRQVHGSMHRGIQPFHTNLDGDTLFTLTTDEIDLPRNPARTGEDSLTSVALGSVAAEVMWDAILNSVRGGVR, encoded by the coding sequence GTGACCCGCCCCGCCCGCCCCACGGACGACCACCACGCGCTGGTCCCGGTCCCGACCTTCGGCCCCTCCCGGAGCAACGACGACCACGCCCTGCGGCCCGTCACCGACCCCGGCGACCGGATCGTGGAGTTCGACTTCCCCGGCGTCGAGGTCGGCACCGCCGAGTACGCCGAGGGCCCCACCGGCGCCACCGTCGTCCATGTCCCGGCCGGCGCGCGGATGTCGATCGACGCACGCGGCGGCGCCATCGGTCTCACCTACGGGGGCGACAACTACGCGCACGCCATCTGCCTGGCCGGCGGCTCCCTCTACGGGCTCGGCGCCGCCCCCGGCGTCGCCACCGAACTGCTGCGCCGCAAGGAGAACAACGCCGGCTGGGAGCACCTCCAGTGCGTGGCCGGCGCGATCATCTACGACTTCGCCGCCCGCGACAACGCCGTCTTCCCGGACGCCGCGCTCGGACGTGCCGCGCTGCTCGCCGCCCGGCCCGGCCGCTTCCCCGTGGGCCGACGCGGCGCCGGGGCGTCCGCGTCCGTCGGCAAGGTCGAGGCTGCGCGCTGCGAATTCGCGGGCCAGGGCGCCGCGTTCCGGCAGATCGGCGACGTCAAGATCCTCGCGGCCACCGTCGTCAACGCGGTCGGCGTGATCGTGGACCGGGACGGCACGGTCGTACGCGGCAACTACGACGCGGCCACCGGCACCCGGCGGCTTCCCCAGCTCGACTACGCCGACGCCTTCGCCGCAGGCACCCCCACCACCGTGCCCGGCAACACCACCATCTCCGTCCTGATCACCAACGTCCGCCTCGGCGACCGGGAACTGGACTACTTCGGCCGCCAGGTGCACGGCTCCATGCACCGGGGCATCCAGCCCTTCCACACCAACCTCGACGGCGACACCCTCTTCACCCTCACCACCGACGAGATCGACCTGCCCAGGAACCCGGCACGCACCGGCGAGGACTCCCTGACCTCCGTCGCCCTCGGCTCCGTCGCCGCCGAGGTGATGTGGGACGCGATCCTCAACAGCGTTCGCGGCGGCGTCCGTTGA
- a CDS encoding ABC transporter permease produces the protein MVYLRWVLGRLTAAALTMTGVSVLIFAAVRAMPGRYSDLVLGPLATQADKAEAARRFGLGGSLPEQYGHWLLNAVQGDFGISMASRTPVSAEFAARLPVTLTLTGLALAFTVLVGVPLGVWTGTRGKGAGRTGRLLGSLGLSVPEFVLGSLVVFVFTRYSLGLTVGEYVPWSQGPLRSALSLLLPACVLAVFCVAAVARTTRDAVLGVLVEPHIAAAVARGESAAFIVRHHVLRNASIPVLTLTATLSAYLLGGAVIVERLFNAPGLGSFLVDGLDRRDYAVVQTGVLLAAAVFITTNLLIDLVCGLVDPRISALAGKARS, from the coding sequence ATGGTCTACCTCCGTTGGGTCCTCGGACGTCTCACGGCCGCCGCGCTCACCATGACCGGTGTCTCCGTCCTCATCTTCGCGGCCGTCCGCGCGATGCCCGGCCGGTACTCCGACCTGGTCCTCGGCCCGCTCGCCACCCAGGCCGACAAGGCGGAGGCGGCGCGCCGGTTCGGCCTCGGCGGGTCGCTGCCCGAGCAGTACGGGCACTGGCTGCTCAACGCCGTCCAGGGCGACTTCGGTATCTCCATGGCCAGCCGGACCCCGGTCAGCGCCGAGTTCGCCGCCCGGCTGCCCGTCACCCTCACCCTGACCGGTCTCGCCCTCGCTTTCACCGTGCTCGTCGGCGTCCCGCTCGGGGTGTGGACCGGGACACGCGGCAAGGGCGCGGGCCGCACCGGCCGGCTCCTCGGCAGCCTCGGGCTGAGCGTCCCGGAATTCGTCCTGGGCAGCCTCGTGGTGTTCGTGTTCACCCGCTACAGCCTCGGGCTCACCGTCGGGGAGTACGTCCCCTGGTCCCAGGGGCCCCTCCGGTCGGCGCTCTCCCTGCTCCTGCCCGCCTGCGTGCTCGCCGTGTTCTGCGTCGCCGCGGTCGCCCGCACCACCCGGGACGCCGTGCTCGGAGTCCTGGTGGAGCCGCACATCGCGGCGGCGGTGGCGCGCGGCGAGTCCGCCGCCTTCATCGTCCGCCACCACGTCCTGCGCAACGCGTCCATCCCGGTCCTCACCCTGACCGCCACCCTCAGCGCGTACCTGCTCGGCGGAGCGGTCATCGTGGAGCGCCTGTTCAACGCCCCCGGCCTCGGCTCGTTCCTGGTCGACGGGCTCGACCGGCGCGACTACGCGGTCGTCCAGACGGGCGTGCTGCTCGCGGCGGCCGTGTTCATCACCACCAATCTGCTGATCGACCTCGTCTGCGGGCTCGTCGATCCCCGGATCAGCGCACTCGCCGGAAAGGCCCGGTCATGA
- a CDS encoding LacI family DNA-binding transcriptional regulator → MPRTTPSAPRDPDPGDGTAGPSRPRADDAPPPTIADVAREAAVSKTTASDALRGHGRVSGATREAVEEAARRLGYSPNRNARSLRTSVTETIALHIPEFLTSAEYYMSFVFGVIEQATRASLNVTMISSGHLPHRGALPQVDGLVLCDPMAGDPVVEALMNSGLPVVTAERYVGDKESTGVVWSDHETTTLELLDHLRDAGATRPALLASDSTAEWATTVLDTYRAWCARGGLPGTVHKAPFGSSPEVLRTEVARMLAEAPETDAVVCAADGAAVTVLPEIRAAGRTVGKDLLLASCVDSTRMRLSDPPITAIDLRPRDMGAECARLLCEILAGRSPRGTVRSLPISLNRRASTGL, encoded by the coding sequence ATGCCCCGTACGACACCGAGCGCCCCCCGGGACCCCGACCCGGGCGACGGGACCGCGGGCCCCTCCCGGCCCCGCGCCGACGACGCCCCGCCGCCCACCATCGCCGACGTGGCCCGCGAGGCCGCGGTCTCCAAGACGACCGCCTCCGACGCCCTGCGCGGCCACGGCCGGGTCTCCGGCGCGACCCGCGAGGCGGTGGAGGAGGCGGCCCGGCGGCTCGGCTACTCGCCCAACCGCAACGCCCGTTCCCTGCGTACGTCGGTCACCGAGACCATCGCGCTGCACATCCCGGAGTTCCTGACGAGCGCCGAGTACTACATGTCGTTCGTGTTCGGGGTGATCGAGCAGGCGACCCGGGCCAGCCTCAACGTCACGATGATCTCGTCCGGCCATCTGCCGCACCGGGGTGCGCTGCCCCAGGTCGACGGTCTGGTGCTGTGCGACCCGATGGCCGGGGACCCGGTCGTCGAGGCCCTGATGAACTCGGGGCTGCCGGTCGTCACCGCCGAACGGTACGTCGGCGACAAGGAGTCCACCGGCGTCGTCTGGTCGGACCACGAGACGACCACCCTCGAACTGCTCGACCATCTGCGGGACGCGGGCGCCACCCGGCCCGCCTTACTCGCCTCGGACAGCACCGCCGAGTGGGCCACGACGGTCCTCGACACCTACCGCGCCTGGTGTGCGCGCGGCGGTCTGCCGGGCACCGTCCACAAGGCCCCGTTCGGCTCGTCCCCAGAGGTGCTGCGCACCGAGGTGGCCCGGATGCTCGCCGAGGCGCCGGAGACCGACGCCGTCGTGTGCGCCGCCGACGGCGCCGCCGTGACCGTGCTCCCCGAGATCCGGGCGGCAGGCCGCACCGTCGGCAAGGACCTGCTCCTCGCGTCGTGCGTCGACAGCACCCGTATGCGGCTCTCGGACCCTCCGATCACGGCGATCGATCTGCGGCCCCGGGACATGGGTGCGGAATGCGCGCGCCTGCTCTGCGAAATTCTGGCCGGCCGTTCGCCGCGAGGTACGGTCCGGTCCCTGCCGATCAGTCTCAACCGCCGCGCTTCGACCGGCCTCTGA